The proteins below are encoded in one region of Ephemeroptericola cinctiostellae:
- a CDS encoding VOC family protein — translation MGIILEPYLSFNDGQCAAAIEFYQAAFGGTADIMRKGDAPVPCDEAHKNHVMHCYFKSGKVNFMACDGMSQQPSVMGDNIHMSLNFTDEAEQTKLFEHLSTGGKITMPLGDTFWGARFGMLTDQFGIHWMFNCNKATD, via the coding sequence ATGGGCATTATATTAGAGCCATACTTGAGTTTCAACGACGGGCAATGCGCCGCCGCCATTGAGTTTTATCAAGCCGCATTTGGCGGCACAGCCGACATCATGCGAAAAGGTGACGCCCCCGTGCCGTGTGACGAAGCCCATAAAAACCACGTCATGCATTGTTATTTCAAATCAGGCAAGGTCAATTTTATGGCTTGCGATGGCATGTCGCAACAACCCTCAGTCATGGGCGACAACATCCACATGAGCCTCAACTTCACCGACGAAGCGGAACAAACCAAGCTATTTGAACACCTCAGCACAGGTGGCAAAATCACCATGCCGCTTGGTGACACTTTTTGGGGCGCACGATTTGGCATGTTAACGGATCAATTTGGCATCCATTGGATGTTCAATTGCAATAAAGCCACTGATTGA
- the hemF gene encoding oxygen-dependent coproporphyrinogen oxidase — MTTPTLIELQSYFSDLQNRIVAGLETLDTVPFTRDIWQKEPESPLQGRGNTAILENGSFFERGGVAFSQVSGKALPPSATAHRPELAGRGFSAMGVSLVLHPRNPFVPTVHMNVRCFVALARDASEQDVMWFGGGIDLTPYYGFEADCVHFHQTCFDALQPFSSDADGLDALYPRFKKWCDEYFYLKHRNEARGIGGIFFDDFAAPDVATAFATTRAVGDAFLSAYVPIAQCHANDAYDESHKNWQNYRRGRYVEFNLVFDRGTHFGLQSGGRTESILMSMPPVANWAYQYTPAAGSAEAALLTDFLPVRDWLA; from the coding sequence ATGACCACCCCGACGTTAATCGAACTCCAATCTTATTTCAGTGATTTACAAAACCGCATTGTGGCAGGGCTTGAAACGCTGGACACGGTGCCTTTCACGCGTGACATTTGGCAGAAAGAGCCTGAGTCTCCATTACAGGGGCGCGGCAATACGGCGATCCTCGAAAATGGTTCGTTTTTTGAACGCGGCGGTGTGGCCTTTTCGCAAGTGTCGGGCAAGGCGTTGCCGCCTTCTGCCACGGCGCATCGCCCTGAGCTGGCTGGACGTGGTTTTTCGGCAATGGGGGTGTCGTTGGTATTGCATCCGCGCAACCCTTTTGTGCCGACGGTGCACATGAATGTCCGTTGTTTTGTGGCGTTGGCGCGTGATGCGTCTGAGCAGGATGTGATGTGGTTTGGCGGCGGTATAGACTTGACACCGTATTATGGCTTTGAGGCGGATTGTGTGCATTTTCACCAGACCTGCTTTGATGCGTTGCAGCCTTTTTCAAGCGATGCGGATGGGCTGGATGCACTGTACCCACGTTTCAAAAAGTGGTGTGATGAGTATTTTTACTTGAAACATCGCAATGAGGCACGCGGCATTGGTGGTATTTTCTTTGATGATTTCGCTGCGCCCGATGTCGCGACGGCTTTCGCCACGACCCGTGCGGTGGGCGATGCGTTCTTAAGCGCGTATGTGCCAATTGCACAATGTCATGCGAATGATGCATACGATGAGTCGCATAAAAATTGGCAAAATTACCGCCGTGGCCGTTATGTGGAATTCAATTTGGTGTTTGACCGTGGCACGCATTTTGGCTTGCAAAGCGGTGGTCGCACAGAGTCGATTTTGATGTCAATGCCGCCGGTGGCGAATTGGGCGTATCAATACACGCCTGCGGCGGGTTCGGCTGAAGCGGCGTTGTTGACTGATTTTTTGCCCGTGCGTGATTGGTTGGCATGA
- the nadD gene encoding nicotinate (nicotinamide) nucleotide adenylyltransferase — protein MMDLNPPIGCFGGTFNPPHRAHFALAHAACERLHLAELLMIPAGQPWQKPHVLPAVHRLAMLRAAMADEVQTKRCGRDEPYPLSIETLEIDLPQASYTIDTLSTLRARFPDSPLVWVMGSDQLRNLTTWREWIHLLDLAHIAVVQRAGAEVTAADLPAPLNGVYAQRVCLDGRWRESLQGRFIPFEFDPIAVSSSDIRAAISGGQTADSISALSPSVAHYITQHQLYVTSP, from the coding sequence ATGATGGATTTGAACCCGCCCATTGGCTGCTTCGGCGGCACTTTTAATCCGCCACACCGCGCCCATTTTGCCTTGGCGCATGCGGCCTGTGAGCGGCTGCATTTGGCTGAGTTGCTGATGATCCCTGCTGGACAACCTTGGCAAAAGCCCCACGTTTTACCTGCTGTGCACCGCTTGGCGATGCTGCGTGCGGCCATGGCGGACGAAGTGCAAACGAAGCGGTGTGGGCGTGATGAGCCGTATCCGTTGTCGATAGAGACATTGGAAATTGATTTACCTCAAGCGAGCTACACCATCGATACCTTGAGCACATTGCGCGCTCGATTCCCTGATTCACCTTTGGTTTGGGTGATGGGCTCAGACCAGTTGCGCAATTTAACCACGTGGCGAGAATGGATACACTTGCTCGATTTGGCACACATCGCCGTGGTACAGCGGGCGGGAGCTGAAGTGACTGCGGCTGATTTGCCCGCCCCCCTCAATGGGGTTTATGCGCAACGGGTGTGCTTGGATGGACGTTGGCGCGAATCGTTACAAGGGCGCTTTATTCCTTTTGAATTTGATCCAATTGCGGTATCATCCAGCGACATTCGTGCGGCAATTTCAGGCGGACAAACAGCGGATTCAATCAGCGCTCTGTCGCCTTCGGTTGCCCATTACATTACCCAACATCAACTTTATGTGACTTCACCATGA
- the plsY gene encoding glycerol-3-phosphate 1-O-acyltransferase PlsY, with amino-acid sequence MTTLFWIAAAYLLGSISFAIVLSKAFGMADPRSYGSNNPGATNMLRSGRKTVALLTLLGDALKGFLPVMLAKQFTDLPVAALCAIALAAFLGHLYPIFFGFKGGKGVATFLGAILGLFPAVGGITMLAWLVVALLTRYSSASSLTASVVTLIVLTYNWGAGMWMVWMLIMVGLLFWRHRGNISQLADGTESKLFSKKTP; translated from the coding sequence ATGACCACTCTTTTTTGGATCGCTGCCGCTTACCTATTGGGCTCAATTTCTTTCGCCATTGTGTTGTCAAAAGCATTTGGTATGGCGGATCCCCGCTCGTATGGTTCAAATAATCCTGGGGCGACCAATATGCTCCGCTCAGGGCGAAAAACCGTTGCTTTGCTGACGTTGCTGGGTGATGCCTTAAAAGGTTTTTTACCTGTCATGCTCGCCAAGCAGTTCACTGATCTGCCTGTGGCGGCCTTGTGCGCCATTGCTCTGGCGGCATTTTTAGGGCATTTGTATCCGATTTTCTTCGGCTTTAAAGGCGGTAAAGGTGTGGCCACTTTTCTGGGTGCGATTTTGGGCTTATTTCCCGCCGTCGGTGGCATCACGATGTTGGCTTGGTTGGTGGTTGCGCTGTTGACCCGTTACTCATCCGCATCGTCATTGACCGCCAGCGTGGTTACATTGATTGTACTCACCTATAATTGGGGAGCAGGCATGTGGATGGTATGGATGCTGATCATGGTGGGTTTGTTGTTTTGGCGCCACCGTGGCAACATCAGCCAATTGGCTGACGGCACGGAAAGCAAACTTTTTTCCAAAAAAACACCGTAA
- a CDS encoding RidA family protein — protein sequence MTKQIIHTSNAPAAIGPYSQAVKVGNMVFTSGQLGLDPVTGELASGIEAQAHQAFKNLEAILTEAGGSLANVVKFTLFLTDLADFAAVNAIMAQYVPEPFPARSTVGVASLPKGGIFEVEAVAQV from the coding sequence ATGACAAAACAAATCATTCACACCAGCAATGCACCCGCAGCGATTGGTCCTTATTCACAAGCGGTTAAAGTAGGCAATATGGTGTTCACGTCAGGTCAACTGGGGCTTGACCCTGTGACGGGTGAACTGGCCAGCGGTATTGAAGCGCAAGCTCACCAAGCGTTCAAAAATTTAGAAGCCATTTTGACTGAGGCTGGCGGCTCATTGGCCAATGTCGTCAAGTTCACTTTGTTTTTGACCGATTTGGCTGATTTTGCAGCAGTCAATGCCATCATGGCGCAATACGTTCCCGAGCCATTCCCCGCGCGTTCAACCGTTGGTGTGGCCAGTTTGCCTAAAGGCGGAATCTTTGAAGTTGAGGCCGTTGCACAAGTGTAA
- a CDS encoding tautomerase family protein: MSQIKVFGLKTHLMPLRVQLSDVIHSCVVDALQFPADKRAHRFIHLDKDDFLYPSGRSEAYTIIEITMMTGRTKEARKGLIRLLFDRVEAQLGIRQHDLEICIIESPPENWGFRGQHGDEVVLNYNINV, translated from the coding sequence ATGTCTCAAATTAAAGTATTTGGCTTGAAAACGCACCTCATGCCGTTGCGTGTGCAATTGTCTGATGTCATTCACTCATGTGTCGTCGATGCATTGCAATTTCCCGCAGATAAACGGGCGCATCGATTCATTCATTTGGATAAAGACGATTTTCTTTACCCAAGCGGCCGCAGCGAAGCGTACACCATCATTGAAATCACCATGATGACAGGGCGCACAAAAGAGGCACGCAAAGGATTGATTCGCTTGCTGTTTGACCGAGTCGAAGCCCAATTGGGCATCCGCCAACATGATCTGGAGATTTGCATCATTGAAAGCCCCCCTGAAAACTGGGGTTTTCGTGGTCAGCATGGTGACGAAGTGGTTTTAAACTATAATATCAATGTCTAA
- the aroG gene encoding 3-deoxy-7-phosphoheptulonate synthase AroG: MIRTDDTRIKELKELSPPVTMMDEFPLSEAVANVPFQSRAAIHRVLHGADDRLVVVIGPCSIHDPEAALDYCQRLLAQREAFKDTLEIVMRVYFEKPRTTVGWKGLINDPHLDETFDINTGLRMARELLLKINTMGMPVAVEFLDMITPQYIADLVSWGAIGARTTESQVHRELASGLSCPVGFKNGTDGNVKIAVDATLAAQRPHHFLSVTKSGLAAIVSTEGNEDGHVILRGGKKPNYDAESVAEACAQISKAGLAKKVMVDASHGNSEKKPENQIPVCANIAAQIASGDECIFGVMIESNIVGGRQDLVAGATLTYGQSVTDGCIDWDASIDVLHGLSEAVKARRELKRNNFAEQ, from the coding sequence ATGATTCGTACCGATGACACCCGCATTAAAGAATTAAAAGAACTTTCACCGCCTGTAACGATGATGGATGAGTTTCCTCTGAGCGAAGCCGTGGCCAATGTCCCCTTTCAGTCACGAGCAGCCATTCATCGCGTATTGCATGGCGCAGATGATCGGCTTGTGGTGGTGATTGGGCCATGCTCCATCCATGACCCTGAAGCCGCTTTGGATTACTGCCAACGCTTATTGGCGCAACGTGAAGCATTCAAGGACACATTGGAAATCGTCATGCGGGTGTATTTTGAGAAACCACGTACGACAGTGGGCTGGAAGGGTTTAATTAATGACCCGCATCTGGATGAAACATTTGACATCAACACAGGTCTGCGCATGGCGCGTGAACTGTTGCTAAAAATCAACACAATGGGCATGCCTGTTGCCGTTGAATTTTTGGACATGATCACACCGCAATACATTGCGGACCTCGTCAGCTGGGGCGCGATTGGCGCACGCACAACCGAGTCACAGGTGCACCGTGAATTGGCATCGGGCTTGTCATGCCCTGTTGGTTTTAAAAATGGCACCGATGGCAATGTCAAAATCGCAGTCGATGCCACTTTGGCGGCGCAACGTCCGCACCACTTTTTGTCGGTGACCAAAAGTGGTCTGGCGGCGATTGTTTCAACTGAGGGCAATGAAGACGGCCACGTCATTTTGCGCGGTGGCAAAAAACCGAATTACGATGCTGAAAGTGTGGCTGAAGCCTGCGCACAAATCAGTAAAGCAGGTTTGGCGAAAAAAGTCATGGTCGATGCATCGCATGGCAACAGTGAGAAAAAACCAGAAAATCAAATCCCCGTGTGCGCTAACATCGCAGCGCAAATCGCCTCGGGTGACGAATGTATTTTTGGTGTGATGATTGAATCCAATATTGTCGGTGGACGACAAGACCTCGTGGCGGGCGCAACACTGACCTATGGCCAAAGCGTGACGGACGGTTGCATTGATTGGGATGCTTCAATTGATGTTTTACATGGTTTGTCGGAGGCGGTTAAAGCGCGTCGTGAATTGAAGCGCAACAACTTTGCCGAGCAATAA
- a CDS encoding DUF1841 family protein, whose product MFFNPTLAEVRQFFYHAWHKSLKNEALAPIESIATHWMRQHPEYHAVLNGPIEALEAAQFPPEAGESNPFLHLSMHLSISEQLSINQPIGIRAAYDKLAQKLDDEHAAQHVVMECLGQVLWQAQRDKREPDSAAYIDLILRASS is encoded by the coding sequence ATGTTTTTTAACCCCACCCTTGCCGAAGTCCGCCAGTTTTTTTATCATGCATGGCACAAATCACTGAAAAATGAGGCACTTGCCCCCATCGAAAGCATCGCCACGCATTGGATGCGGCAGCATCCAGAATACCACGCGGTGCTCAATGGTCCGATTGAAGCCTTGGAAGCAGCGCAATTTCCACCCGAGGCAGGCGAAAGCAATCCCTTTCTTCACCTGTCCATGCACTTGTCAATCAGCGAACAATTGTCCATCAATCAACCCATTGGCATTCGTGCGGCTTATGATAAACTGGCGCAAAAGCTGGATGATGAGCATGCAGCGCAACACGTCGTGATGGAGTGCTTAGGTCAAGTGCTGTGGCAGGCTCAGCGCGACAAGCGCGAACCCGACAGTGCGGCGTACATTGATTTGATTTTGCGCGCCAGCAGCTAA
- a CDS encoding DUF2322 family protein — MLLKTSTVFKENLEQFPSIDGVEKIDFYQDDQLQGTVSNTEGQKGSLALYFYLFKTMGTLDLAAARRGLELFAEHTTVARATPGAHPNIDRLILVEATHQPMEMKVTYKEGSGPSSAWDDGSEDKQ; from the coding sequence ATGTTACTCAAAACCAGCACCGTTTTTAAAGAAAACCTTGAACAGTTTCCGAGCATTGATGGCGTGGAAAAAATTGATTTTTACCAAGATGACCAGCTGCAAGGCACGGTCAGTAATACCGAAGGGCAAAAAGGCTCTTTGGCGCTGTATTTTTACCTGTTCAAAACCATGGGTACTCTTGATTTGGCTGCCGCCCGTCGCGGTTTGGAGCTGTTTGCGGAGCACACCACAGTAGCGCGCGCCACACCAGGCGCTCACCCAAACATTGATCGCTTGATTTTGGTTGAGGCGACACATCAGCCCATGGAGATGAAGGTCACGTACAAAGAAGGCAGTGGCCCAAGTTCGGCATGGGATGATGGGTCTGAAGATAAACAATAA
- a CDS encoding 3-hydroxybutyrate dehydrogenase encodes MSLVGKVALVTGAASGIGEQCAKTLAKDGAAVVIADLNLDGAKAVAQSIIDAGGQAIAVSMNVTSEDEVNAGIKQAVDAFGSIDVLVSNAGIQIVHPIEEYPFEDWKKMMSIHGDGAFLTTKAAYTHMKASGRGGQIIYMGSVHSHEASKLKSAYVFAKHGVLGLARVIAKEGAQYGIHSYTVCPGFVLTPLVQKQIPEQAAALNITEEEVIKNVMLKETVDGKFTTVDDVANLVTYLANDSNGALTGQSIDVSHGWCML; translated from the coding sequence ATGAGTTTAGTCGGAAAAGTCGCTCTCGTTACGGGTGCAGCCAGTGGCATTGGTGAGCAATGTGCAAAAACTTTGGCGAAGGATGGCGCCGCAGTTGTCATCGCGGATTTGAATCTGGACGGGGCAAAAGCTGTCGCGCAAAGCATCATCGATGCGGGTGGCCAAGCCATCGCGGTGAGCATGAACGTCACCTCTGAAGACGAAGTCAACGCGGGTATTAAGCAAGCGGTGGATGCATTTGGCAGCATCGATGTTTTGGTGTCCAATGCAGGCATTCAAATTGTTCACCCGATTGAAGAATACCCATTCGAAGATTGGAAAAAAATGATGTCGATTCATGGCGACGGTGCATTTTTGACGACCAAAGCCGCATACACGCACATGAAAGCTTCAGGCCGTGGCGGTCAAATCATTTACATGGGTTCTGTGCATTCGCATGAGGCATCTAAGCTGAAATCCGCTTACGTGTTTGCCAAACATGGTGTGCTTGGTCTCGCGCGCGTGATCGCGAAAGAGGGCGCACAATACGGCATCCACAGTTACACCGTGTGCCCCGGTTTTGTGCTCACACCTTTGGTGCAAAAGCAGATCCCTGAGCAAGCGGCGGCTTTAAACATCACTGAAGAAGAAGTGATTAAAAATGTCATGCTCAAAGAAACGGTGGACGGTAAATTCACCACGGTCGATGATGTTGCCAACCTTGTGACCTATTTGGCAAATGACAGCAATGGCGCGTTGACAGGGCAATCAATTGATGTGAGTCATGGCTGGTGCATGCTGTAA